The Stigmatopora argus isolate UIUO_Sarg chromosome 16, RoL_Sarg_1.0, whole genome shotgun sequence genome has a window encoding:
- the dolpp1 gene encoding dolichyldiphosphatase 1, translated as MALEEQCSAPPRWRAISLTHVEFAEDDLTGHLLAYISLLPIAILVGFVTLIVFKRELHTISFFGGITVNEGVNWMLKHILREPRPCAGAHSMLNTDYGMPSSHSQLIWFFVVYFFLFLYLRMHQTNNARCVDLLWRHILSMVLLGVALSVSYSRVYLLYHTWSQVFYGAVAGSAIAVLWFFITQELLTPLFPKIAAWPVSEYFLVRDTSLIPNILWFEYTVTRSEARNRQRKLGTKLQ; from the exons ATGGCGTTAGAAGAGCAGTGCTCGGCGCCACCTAGATGGCGAGCCATATCGCTAACACATGTCGAGTTCGCCGAGG ATGACCTGACGGGACACCTGCTCGCCTACATCAGCCTCCTGCCCATCGCCATTCTCGTGGGCTTTGTCACGCTTATCGTCTTTAAGCGGGAACTGCACACG ATTTCCTTTTTCGGTGGGATCACCGTCAACGAGGGCGTCAACTGGATGCTTAAGCACATTCTCAGAGAGCCCCGCCCATGTGCCG GGGCTCATTCCATGCTGAACACGGATTATGGGATGCCGTCCAGTCACTCCCAGCTCAtttggttttttgttgtttacttctttctttttctttatttaag aatgcatcagACCAACAACGCTCGGTGCGTGGACCTGCTGTGGCGACACATCTTGTCCATGGTCCTGCTGGGCGTGGCCTTATCCGTCTCCTACAGCAG GGTCTACCTGCTGTACCACACGTGGAGCCAGGTGTTCTACGGCGCCGTGGCGGGCAGCGCAATTGCCGTGCTCTGGTTCTTCATCACGCAGGAGCTGCTCACCCCGTTGTTCCCCAAAATAGCGGCGTG GCCCGTGTCCGAATACTTCCTGGTGCGCGACACCAGCCTGATCCCCAACATCCTGTGGTTCGAGTACACGGTGACGCGTTCAGAGGCCAG GAACAGACAACGAAAGCTGGGGACCAAACTCCAGTGA